In the genome of Panthera uncia isolate 11264 chromosome B3 unlocalized genomic scaffold, Puncia_PCG_1.0 HiC_scaffold_1, whole genome shotgun sequence, one region contains:
- the PYGO1 gene encoding pygopus homolog 1 → MSAEQEKDPISLKRVRGGDSGLDGLGGPGVQLGSPDKKKRKTNTQGPSFPPLSEYAPPPNPNSDHLVAANPFDDNYNTISYKPLPSSNPYLGPGYPGFGGYSTFRMPPHVPPRMSSPYCGPYSLRNQPHPFPQNPLGMGFNRPHAFNFGPHDNSSFGNPSYNNALSQNVNMPNQHFRQNPAENFNQIPPQNTNQVSNPDLASNFVPGNNSNFTSPLESNHSFIPPPNTFGQAKAPPQKQDFSQGATKNTNQNSSAHPPHLNMDDTVNQSNIELKNVNRNSAVNQENSRSSTTEATNNSHANGTQNKPRQPRGAPDVCTTEKSNKSSLHPSRHGHSSSDPVYPCGICTNEVNDDQDAILCEASCQKWFHRICTGMTETAYGLLTAEASAVWGCDTCMADKDVQLMRTRETFGPPAVGSDA, encoded by the exons gtGGTGATAGTGGACTGGATGGGTTAGGAGGACCAGGTGTACAACTAGGAAGCCCAGATAAGAAAAAACGCAAGACAAATACACAG GGGCCTTCTTTTCCTCCATTGTCTGAGTATGCTCCACCACCGAATCCAAACTCTGACCATCTAGTGGCTGCTAATCCATTTGATGACAACTATAATACTATTTCCTATAAACCACTACCTTCATCAAATCCATATCTTGGCCCTGGTTATCCTGGCTTTGGAGGCTATAGCACATTCAGAATGCCACCTCACGTTCCTCCAAGAATGTCTTCCCCATACTGTGGTCCTTACTCACTCAGGAATCAGCCACACCCATTTCCTCAGAATCCTTTGGGCATGGGTTTTAATCGACCTCATGCTTTTAACTTTGGGCCACATGATAATTCAAGCTTTGGAAATCCATCTTATAATAATGCACTAAGTCAGAATGTTAACATGCCTAATCAACATTTTAGACAAAATCCTGCTGAAAACTTCAATCAGATTCCTCCACAGAATACTAACCAAGTATCTAACCCTGACTTGGCATCTAACTTTGTCCctggaaataattcaaattttactTCTCCATTAGAATCTAATCATTCTTTTATTCCTCCCCCAAACACTTTTGGTCAAGCAAAAGCACCACCCCAAAAACAAGACTTTAGCCAAGGAGCAACCAAAAACACTAATCAAAATTCCTCTGCTCATCCACCTCACTTAAATATGGATGACACAGTGAATCAGAgtaatattgaattaaaaaatgttaatcgAAACAGTGCAGTAAATCAAGAGAATAGCCGTTCCAGTACCACAGAAGCTACAAATAACAGCCATGCAAATGGGACACAGAATAAGCCGCGACAACCTAGAGGTGCCCCAGATGTGTGCACCACTGAAAAAAGCAATAAATCCTCTCTCCACCCAAGCCGTCATGGCCATTCTTCTTCTGACCCAGTGTATCCTTGTGGAATTTGTACAAATGAAGTGAATGATGATCAGGATGCCATCTTATGTGAAGCCTCTTGTCAGAAATGGTTTCATCGGATCTGCACTGGAATGACTGAAACAGCTTATGGCCTCCTAACTGCAGAAGCATCAGCAGTATGGGGCTGTGATACCTGTATGGCTGACAAAGATGTCCAGTTAATGCGTACTCGAGAAACTTTTGGTCCGCCTGCAGTGGGCAGTGATGCTTAA